One Paracoccaceae bacterium genomic region harbors:
- a CDS encoding ABC transporter ATP-binding protein has product MRSRLTCGTARSSKRCGVPDHPAPPEVRISDLSMAWGQGQGRVQALSPLTLSFAAGRTTALVGPSGCGKSTLLRLIAGLDVPTTGTVAIGDETPAQVTTRAGLAVAFQDAALLPWRTVRGNVALALTLSRRAPDPQAVDRLIHLVGLQGWEDRRPAELSGGMRQRAAIARCLATAPGLLLLDEPFGAVDELTRLRLNEDLPKLWETRGTTTLLVTHSVAEAVLLSDRVIVFSARPARVVADIAIDLPRPRARDLTRTPGFHDLVDRVSAALWDGAAGDRPLAAE; this is encoded by the coding sequence ATGCGGTCACGCCTGACCTGTGGGACCGCTCGATCCTCGAAGAGGTGCGGGGTGCCTGACCACCCCGCACCGCCCGAGGTCCGGATATCGGATCTGTCGATGGCCTGGGGGCAGGGGCAGGGCAGGGTGCAGGCCCTGTCGCCGCTGACCCTGTCCTTCGCGGCGGGCCGGACCACCGCGCTTGTCGGTCCGTCAGGCTGCGGCAAGTCCACGCTGCTGCGCCTGATCGCCGGGCTCGACGTGCCGACGACGGGCACGGTCGCCATCGGCGACGAAACGCCTGCGCAGGTCACCACGCGGGCGGGGCTTGCCGTCGCCTTCCAGGACGCGGCGCTGCTGCCCTGGCGGACGGTGCGGGGCAATGTGGCGCTTGCCCTGACCCTGTCGCGCCGCGCGCCCGATCCGCAGGCGGTGGACCGGCTGATCCATCTTGTCGGGCTGCAGGGCTGGGAAGACCGGCGTCCGGCCGAGCTTTCAGGGGGCATGCGCCAGCGCGCCGCCATCGCCCGCTGCCTGGCCACGGCGCCCGGCCTGCTGCTGCTTGACGAACCCTTCGGGGCCGTCGACGAACTGACCCGCCTGCGCCTGAACGAGGATCTGCCGAAACTGTGGGAGACGCGCGGCACCACCACGCTGCTCGTGACGCATTCGGTGGCCGAGGCGGTGCTCCTGTCGGACCGGGTGATCGTGTTCTCGGCCCGCCCGGCCCGCGTGGTGGCCGATATCGCCATCGACCTGCCGCGCCCGCGCGCCCGCGACCTGACACGCACCCCCGGCTTCCACGACCTCGTCGACAGGGTGTCGGCGGCGCTGTGGGACGGCGCGGCGGGCGACCGGCCGCTGGCCGCCGAATGA
- a CDS encoding cytochrome b/b6 domain-containing protein, with product MPAAAYHPASRALHWLTVLLVLSTIPVGALMVQEGWPRAVQDPMYIWHKNVGVVILLVVLARLVLRWRHPPPPLPASVPPVQARVAEAVHGLLYLLLVVMAVSGYVRVVAGGFPLESLDALGVPRIVPRSDALAGTAKAIHWWVRIPLVLLILAHVGAAAFHGIVRRDGVFSRMWPQRGE from the coding sequence ATGCCCGCCGCCGCCTACCATCCTGCATCCCGCGCCCTGCACTGGCTGACCGTCCTTCTTGTTCTGTCGACGATCCCGGTCGGTGCGCTGATGGTGCAGGAAGGCTGGCCCCGCGCGGTGCAGGACCCGATGTACATCTGGCACAAGAACGTCGGCGTGGTGATCCTGCTGGTCGTGCTGGCGCGGCTGGTGCTGCGCTGGCGCCATCCGCCGCCGCCGCTGCCCGCCAGCGTGCCGCCGGTCCAGGCCCGGGTGGCCGAGGCGGTGCACGGGCTGCTGTATCTGCTGCTGGTCGTGATGGCCGTGTCGGGCTACGTGCGGGTCGTCGCCGGGGGCTTTCCGCTGGAGTCGCTCGACGCCCTGGGGGTTCCGCGCATCGTGCCCCGCTCGGACGCGCTCGCCGGAACGGCGAAGGCGATCCACTGGTGGGTGCGCATCCCGCTGGTGCTGCTGATCCTGGCCCATGTCGGTGCGGCGGCCTTCCACGGCATCGTCCGGCGCGACGGGGTGTTCTCGCGGATGTGGCCGCAGCGCGGGGAATAG
- a CDS encoding CDP-alcohol phosphatidyltransferase family protein: MIRPAPSPPASLTALSLAGAGLLALGGWAVSGGTGLPLVAPPLAFLTIAALVARSLSRAASARHLGAANAVTLGRAAVACLMLAPILMPGGLSGREAAGWALVALALGALALDGVDGWLARRRGEATAFGARFDMETDALMAAVLAVLALVSGKAGVWVLALGMMRYGWVAAMPVWPWLGGALPERRSRKTVCVIQIAVLTALIAPPVVPPLSTALGAGATGLLIWSFGRDLLWLRARAG; the protein is encoded by the coding sequence ATGATCAGGCCCGCCCCGTCCCCACCGGCATCGCTGACCGCCCTGTCCCTTGCCGGGGCCGGGCTTCTGGCGCTTGGCGGATGGGCGGTCTCGGGCGGCACCGGCCTGCCGCTCGTTGCGCCGCCCCTGGCCTTTCTGACGATCGCCGCCCTTGTGGCGCGGAGCCTGTCCCGGGCCGCATCGGCCCGGCACCTTGGCGCGGCGAATGCCGTCACGCTCGGCCGCGCCGCCGTCGCCTGCCTGATGCTCGCCCCGATCCTGATGCCCGGCGGATTGTCGGGGCGCGAGGCGGCGGGCTGGGCGCTCGTCGCGCTTGCGCTCGGGGCGCTGGCGCTCGACGGGGTCGACGGCTGGCTCGCGCGGCGCCGGGGCGAGGCGACAGCCTTCGGCGCACGCTTCGACATGGAGACGGACGCGCTGATGGCGGCGGTGCTGGCGGTGCTGGCCCTGGTCTCGGGCAAGGCGGGGGTCTGGGTGCTGGCGCTCGGCATGATGCGCTATGGCTGGGTGGCGGCGATGCCGGTCTGGCCCTGGCTCGGCGGGGCGCTGCCCGAACGCCGGTCGCGCAAGACGGTCTGCGTGATCCAGATCGCCGTGCTGACCGCGCTGATCGCCCCGCCGGTGGTGCCGCCCCTGTCCACCGCCCTCGGGGCCGGCGCGACGGGGCTGCTCATCTGGTCATTCGGGCGCGATCTGTTGTGGCTGCGGGCGCGGGCGGGATGA
- a CDS encoding sulfatase-like hydrolase/transferase — MPRLAAAAVFLHLVLILPNHPGALTLRALLLFPLELPVILLLLLALPPGRPARIACIVLTAVLVVLTLLKAADIATHLAYDRRSNPMADWPLVGAGWNLARGMLGGGPAALLLAGVAAGLAALVALLWASLRLWSRVSLPGAAARAAGIGAALAGVVALAEAGQAMRLWTLPQRPPGAAFTLRSGVEHALYARRAAADLRAFRQAALSDPWAARTGVLDRLGGRELRIVFVESYARSSFDNPLYAPTHTATLRRAGSALSAAGLAAGTLWLQSPIEGGQSWLAHATLASGLTVNDLSRHAALVASPRRTLWQFAQDAGYHTVAVAPAITRAWPEGVRLGFDTLLDRDAMGYRGLPFNWVTMPDQFTLARWPDRLPPDPRPVFAQVALISSHAPWVPVPRLIPWDAVGDGTEFDAMAAGDPPEVVWRDPDRIRDQYRQSLDYALSAALADAARQGGADAPLILILGDHPPAAFVSQTGSPDVPLHVIGPPEALAPLAGWGLTPGLIPGPDTPRWPMADFRDRFLAAFTTP; from the coding sequence CTGCCGCGACTGGCCGCTGCGGCGGTGTTCCTGCATCTGGTGCTGATCCTGCCCAACCACCCGGGTGCCCTGACGCTGCGCGCGCTGCTCCTGTTCCCGCTGGAACTGCCCGTCATCCTGCTGCTGCTGCTGGCGCTGCCGCCGGGGCGGCCGGCCCGCATCGCCTGCATCGTGCTGACGGCGGTTCTGGTGGTCCTGACCCTGCTCAAGGCGGCCGACATTGCCACCCATCTGGCCTATGACCGGCGGTCGAACCCAATGGCGGACTGGCCGCTGGTCGGCGCCGGATGGAACCTTGCCCGCGGCATGCTGGGCGGCGGTCCGGCCGCGCTTTTGCTGGCGGGGGTGGCGGCGGGGCTTGCCGCCCTCGTGGCGCTGCTCTGGGCGTCGCTGCGCCTGTGGTCGCGCGTGTCGCTGCCCGGTGCCGCGGCCCGGGCGGCGGGGATCGGGGCGGCGCTGGCCGGGGTGGTCGCGCTGGCCGAGGCGGGGCAGGCGATGCGGCTGTGGACCTTGCCGCAGCGCCCCCCGGGCGCCGCCTTCACGCTGCGCAGCGGGGTGGAACATGCGCTTTACGCCCGCCGCGCCGCTGCCGACCTGCGTGCCTTCCGGCAGGCCGCGCTCAGCGATCCCTGGGCTGCCCGCACCGGCGTTCTGGACCGGCTCGGCGGGCGCGAGCTGCGCATCGTCTTTGTCGAAAGCTACGCGCGCAGCAGTTTCGACAATCCGCTCTATGCCCCCACGCACACCGCCACCCTGCGGCGGGCCGGATCCGCATTGTCGGCAGCCGGGCTGGCCGCAGGCACGCTCTGGCTGCAATCGCCGATCGAGGGCGGGCAAAGCTGGCTTGCCCATGCGACCCTGGCATCCGGCCTGACGGTAAACGACCTGTCGCGCCATGCGGCCCTGGTGGCCAGCCCGCGCCGCACCCTGTGGCAGTTCGCGCAGGATGCCGGATATCACACGGTCGCCGTGGCGCCCGCCATCACCCGGGCCTGGCCCGAAGGCGTGCGGCTGGGCTTCGACACGCTGCTTGACCGGGATGCCATGGGGTATCGCGGGCTGCCGTTCAACTGGGTCACGATGCCCGACCAGTTCACCCTGGCCCGCTGGCCGGATCGGCTGCCGCCCGATCCGCGCCCGGTCTTTGCGCAGGTTGCGCTGATCTCGTCGCATGCGCCCTGGGTGCCGGTGCCGCGCCTGATCCCCTGGGACGCGGTGGGCGACGGCACCGAATTCGATGCCATGGCCGCCGGTGACCCGCCCGAGGTGGTCTGGCGCGATCCCGACCGGATCCGCGACCAGTATCGCCAGTCGCTCGACTATGCGCTGTCCGCCGCACTTGCCGATGCGGCGCGGCAGGGCGGGGCAGATGCGCCGCTGATCCTGATCCTGGGCGACCATCCCCCCGCCGCCTTCGTCAGCCAGACCGGCAGCCCCGATGTTCCGCTGCATGTCATCGGGCCGCCCGAGGCGCTTGCCCCGCTGGCGGGCTGGGGCCTGACGCCCGGCCTGATCCCGGGCCCCGATACGCCGCGATGGCCGATGGCGGATTTCCGCGACCGGTTCCTTGCCGCCTTCACGACACCCTGA
- a CDS encoding ABC transporter permease subunit, which produces MTARAIAAAAAGGLATLVLWETAARAFAGLAMIAGPVEVAGWLSSHAGLVVRATAITLQNAALGFVAGNLVAVALAALCLAVPRVERLVGVLALLVFCLPLVATGPILRALWGTGAGPQVTLAALAVYYTTFLALMVGLRAAPAAWFDLVRSYGGGRLDELWRIRAAAALPYLVAGLQIATPAAVLGAMVGEFTGAERGLGVLTIRAMREIDVAGLWAVAAVAAGLSVAAYAAVGAAGARLAVAPPALLMAPPPAHAAASGAARALRGMLGLAIAAVAAVALWHAAMELAGLHPFFAKRPADVWAWLVTAPGAAAHRATLAAAWAQTMVLTVPGYLAGLALGAGLALAIAARPGVGAVAMPLAIALRAVPILTTAPLIVLALGRGAVGTIAIVATMIFFPTLVACLSGLSRVPPPLRDLLASYAARPLHRLWLVQVPAMLPAFFAAARMALPAAILAATTAEWLATGIGMGGLMALTPSTSGWTQMWAAVAVMALTAAVGYAAVGRVERRVLLRFAPEQLHR; this is translated from the coding sequence ATGACGGCGCGGGCGATCGCTGCCGCCGCTGCCGGCGGGCTGGCCACGCTCGTCCTGTGGGAAACCGCGGCCCGTGCCTTTGCGGGCCTCGCCATGATCGCCGGTCCGGTCGAGGTTGCGGGCTGGCTGTCGTCGCATGCCGGGCTCGTGGTCCGCGCCACGGCGATCACCCTGCAGAACGCGGCCCTGGGATTCGTGGCGGGCAATCTTGTGGCCGTGGCGCTGGCCGCGCTGTGCCTTGCGGTTCCGCGGGTGGAACGGCTGGTGGGCGTGCTGGCGCTGCTGGTGTTCTGCCTTCCGCTGGTCGCCACGGGCCCGATCCTGCGCGCGCTCTGGGGCACCGGCGCCGGGCCGCAGGTGACGCTGGCGGCGCTTGCCGTCTATTACACCACCTTCCTCGCCCTGATGGTCGGCCTTCGGGCCGCCCCCGCCGCCTGGTTCGATCTGGTGCGCAGCTATGGCGGCGGACGGCTGGATGAACTGTGGCGCATCCGCGCCGCGGCGGCGCTGCCCTATCTGGTGGCCGGTCTCCAGATCGCCACCCCGGCGGCCGTGCTGGGCGCGATGGTGGGTGAATTCACCGGGGCCGAGCGCGGCCTGGGCGTGCTGACCATCCGCGCCATGCGGGAAATCGACGTGGCGGGTCTCTGGGCGGTGGCGGCGGTGGCGGCGGGCCTGTCGGTTGCGGCCTATGCTGCAGTGGGCGCGGCGGGCGCCCGGCTTGCGGTGGCGCCGCCCGCGCTGCTGATGGCTCCGCCGCCCGCCCATGCGGCGGCCTCGGGCGCCGCCCGCGCCCTTCGCGGGATGCTTGGCCTTGCCATCGCCGCGGTCGCCGCCGTCGCGCTGTGGCATGCCGCGATGGAGCTTGCGGGCCTGCACCCGTTCTTTGCCAAGCGGCCCGCCGATGTCTGGGCCTGGCTGGTCACCGCGCCCGGGGCCGCCGCCCACCGGGCCACGCTGGCCGCCGCCTGGGCGCAGACCATGGTGCTGACCGTTCCGGGCTATCTTGCCGGGCTGGCGCTTGGTGCGGGGCTGGCGCTGGCGATCGCGGCGCGCCCCGGTGTCGGTGCCGTCGCCATGCCGCTGGCCATCGCCCTGCGCGCCGTGCCGATCCTGACCACCGCGCCGCTGATCGTGCTGGCGCTCGGGCGCGGCGCCGTCGGCACCATCGCCATTGTCGCCACGATGATCTTCTTCCCCACGCTCGTCGCCTGCCTCTCGGGCCTGTCGCGTGTGCCGCCGCCGTTGCGCGACCTGCTGGCCAGCTATGCCGCTCGCCCGCTGCACCGTCTGTGGCTGGTGCAGGTGCCCGCCATGCTGCCCGCCTTCTTCGCCGCCGCCCGCATGGCGCTGCCCGCCGCGATCCTGGCCGCCACCACGGCCGAATGGCTGGCAACCGGCATCGGCATGGGCGGGCTGATGGCGCTCACCCCCTCGACCTCGGGCTGGACGCAGATGTGGGCCGCCGTCGCCGTCATGGCGCTGACTGCCGCGGTCGGCTATGCGGCCGTCGGCAGGGTGGAACGCCGCGTCCTGCTGCGGTTTGCGCCCGAACAGCTGCACAGGTGA
- a CDS encoding ABC transporter substrate-binding protein: MTSLLTRRRLMSVATAAFGAGALVRPARAETRVALQLSWLHSVQFGGSYIAADRGYWREAGLEVALNPGGPNAPVEPPVVSGQALVGISAADYTAAAVAQGAPFRIIGVAMQKNPFAIASLPVNPVRSPADLPGKRIGMALANMPVLTALCTLNGIDVNSIAVVPTLYDAAPLISGEVDCLLCWATDLPVAMTQRGIANEVMLMADHGYALHSQTYIATDDSLANRRADLVALMRGELRGWTDYRADPAAAAALTVALHPDQGLDLPTQELQAARQVPLMFSDLTDAMGFGWFTDETVAANIQTLALLGHAVTPDLWDRSILEEVRGA; encoded by the coding sequence ATGACCTCGCTCCTCACCCGCCGCCGCCTCATGTCGGTCGCCACCGCGGCGTTCGGCGCCGGGGCACTCGTTCGCCCCGCGCGCGCCGAGACGCGGGTCGCGCTGCAACTGTCCTGGCTGCATTCGGTGCAGTTCGGCGGCAGCTATATCGCCGCCGACCGGGGCTACTGGCGCGAGGCCGGGCTGGAGGTCGCGCTGAACCCCGGCGGGCCCAATGCCCCCGTGGAACCGCCCGTCGTGTCGGGGCAGGCCCTGGTCGGCATATCGGCGGCCGACTATACCGCCGCGGCCGTGGCGCAGGGCGCGCCCTTCCGCATCATCGGCGTGGCGATGCAGAAGAACCCCTTCGCCATCGCATCGCTGCCGGTCAATCCGGTGCGCAGCCCCGCCGACCTGCCGGGCAAGCGGATCGGCATGGCGCTTGCCAACATGCCGGTGCTGACCGCGCTCTGCACCCTGAACGGGATCGACGTGAACAGCATTGCCGTCGTCCCCACGCTCTATGACGCGGCCCCCCTGATCTCGGGCGAGGTCGACTGCCTGCTGTGCTGGGCCACCGACCTGCCCGTCGCCATGACGCAGCGGGGCATCGCCAACGAGGTGATGCTGATGGCCGATCACGGCTATGCCCTGCATTCCCAGACCTATATCGCGACCGACGACAGCCTGGCCAACCGCCGCGCCGATCTGGTGGCGCTGATGCGGGGCGAGCTGCGCGGCTGGACCGACTATCGCGCCGACCCTGCCGCCGCCGCCGCGCTGACCGTCGCCCTGCATCCCGATCAGGGCCTCGATCTGCCGACGCAGGAACTGCAGGCCGCGCGCCAGGTGCCGCTGATGTTCTCGGACCTGACCGATGCCATGGGCTTCGGCTGGTTTACCGACGAAACCGTCGCGGCCAACATCCAGACGCTTGCGCTGCTGGGCCATGCGGTCACGCCTGACCTGTGGGACCGCTCGATCCTCGAAGAGGTGCGGGGTGCCTGA